A region of Canis lupus familiaris isolate Mischka breed German Shepherd chromosome 38, alternate assembly UU_Cfam_GSD_1.0, whole genome shotgun sequence DNA encodes the following proteins:
- the HLX gene encoding H2.0-like homeobox protein isoform X1 — protein MFAAGLAPFYASNFSLWSAAYCSSAGPGGCSFPLDPAAVKKPSFCIADILHAGVGEPGAAPDGLAGASAAALTAHLGSAHPHASFQAAARSPLRPTPVVAPSEVPAGFPQRLSPLSAAYHHHHPQQQQQQQPPPPQQPPPPPRAGALQPPVSAARVLPNPPHSGSAPAPSSKDLKFGIDRILSAEFDPKVKEGNTLRDLTSLLTSGRPAGVHLPGLQPSAGQFFASLDPINEASAILSPLSSNPRNSVQHQFQDTFPGPYAVLTKDTMPQTYKRKRSWSRAVFSNLQRKGLEKRFEIQKYVTKPDRKQLAAMLGLTDAQVKVWFQNRRMKWRHSKEAQAQKDKDKEAGEKPSGGAAAADGEQEERSLSRSEGEAESESSDSESLDMVPSDTERTEGAERPLHQTTVIKASAAGALLPAGGGGSFSFASIGGGGAGSGGGGASELPPAPQPPPSGAAQSPEPAPAPLGGL, from the exons ATGTTCGCCGCCGGGCTGGCTCCCTTCTACGCCTCCAACTTCAGCCTCTGGTCGGCCGCCTACTGCTCCTCGGCCGGCCCGGGCGGCTGCTCCTTCCCGCTGGACCCCGCCGCGGTCAAGAAGCCCTCCTTCTGCATCGCAGACATCCTGCACGCGGGCGTGGGGGAGCCGGGGGCGGCCCCGGACGGTCTGGCGGGGGCCTCGGCCGCCGCCCTCACCGCGCACTTGGGCTCGGCTCACCCGCACGCGTCGTTCCAAGCCGCCGCCAGATCCCCGCTCCGACCCACCCCGGTGGTGGCGCCCTCCGAGGTCCCGGCTGGCTTCCCGCAGCGGCTGTCTCCGCTCTCAGCCgcctaccaccaccatcacccacagcaacagcagcagcaacagccgccgccgccgcagcagcCTCCGCCGCCACCCCGGGCTGGCGCCCTGCAGCCCCCGGTCTCCGCGGCGCGGGTGCTCCCCAACCCCCCGCATAGCGGCTCGGCCCCGGCCCCCTCTAGCAAGGACCTCAAATTTGGAATTGACCGCATTTTGTCTGCAGAATTTGACCCCAAAGTCAAGGAAGGCAACACGCTGAGAG ACCTCACGTCGCTGCTGACCAGCGGGCGGCCCGCAGGGGTGCACCTCCCAGGCCTGCAGCCCTCCGCCGGCCAGTTCTTCGCGTCTCTAGATCCCATTAACGAGGCGTCTGCCATCCTGAGCCCCTTAAGCTCGAACCCGAGAAATTCAGTTCAGCATCAGTTTCAAGACACGTTTCCAG GTCCCTACGCGGTGCTCACGAAGGACACCATGCCGCAGACATACAAAAGGAAGCGCTCATGGTCGCGGGCGGTCTTCTCCAACCTGCAGAGGAAAGGCCTGGAGAAAAGGTTTGAGATTCAGAAGTATGTCACGAAGCCCGACCGAAAACAGCTGGCCGCGATGCTAGGCCTTACAGATGCGCAG GTGAAGGTGTGGTTCCAGAACCGGAGGATGAAGTGGCGGCACTCCAAGGAGGCCCAGGCGCAGAAGGACAAGGACAAGGAGGCGGGCGAGAAGCCGTCGGGCGGGGCCGCGGCTGCGGACGGCGAGCAGGAGGAGCGGAGCCTCAGCCGCTCGGAGGGCGAGGCCGAGAGCGAGAGCAGCGACTCCGAGTCCCTGGACATGGTCCCCAGCGACACGGAGCGGACTGAGGGGGCCGAGCGGCCCCTGCACCAGACCACGGTCATCAAGGCCTCGGCCGCGGGCGCGCTGCtcccggcgggcggcggcggcagctTCAGCTTCGCCAGcatcggcggcggcggcgcggggagcgGGGGCGGCGGCGCCTCGGAgctgccccccgcgccccagcccccgcccagcGGCGCTGCGCAGAGCCCCGAGCCCGCCCCGGCGCCGCTGGGCGGCCTGTAG